Below is a window of Agathobacter rectalis ATCC 33656 DNA.
CCTCAACAAATGTATACTTATCGTACATGTCGATTGCACCGACAAGCCTGCCAGGCATGCCTGACTCGCCTGCAATGGCACCTAAAATGTCACCCGGCTTTATCTTGTCCTTCTTTCCTACGTTGATAAACAGACGTACCATGCCATCCTCTGCTCCTGTATTGTGGAAATCATAGTCGTCCTTTGATTCAGCTGTGGATATCTCTGAAGCACCCATAGCCTGGTATAAAAATGCCGCCGCTATATCCATTGCTGTGTAATCTGACTCATTTATCTGATTCTCTATAATATCAATGACACTTGTGAGATTTTCCTCATCTATAATGGTGGAAATCTGGTCCATAATCTTTTCTGCCCTGATTTTGGCAACATCATCAGATGATGGAATTGGCTGTGCATAGATTTTTGTCTTGCAGTAGCGCTGTATGTCCTTGAGCTTATATACCTCCTTGCCCTTTACAAAGGAGAATGCCTTTCCACAGCGGCCTGCTCTTCCTGTACGGCCGATTCTATGTACATAATACTCGTCATCCTGAGGCAGATCATAATTAAAAACAGCCTCCACATCATCCACATCAATTCCGCGCGCTGCGACATCAGTGGCAATAAGAATATCTGTCTTTCCGTTTCTGAAGTTCTTCATGACACGATCTCTCTGCACCTGCTTCATATCGCCATGAAGTCCCTCTGCACTGTAGCCGCGCCCGCAAAGCTCATATGCCAGCTCATCGACCATCTTCTTGGTGTTGCAGAATACAAGTGAGAGCTTTGGATTATAGTAATCCAACAGTCTTGTGAGTACATCTATCTTGTCCTTGCGCTTCACATCATAGTAATACTGGTCGATATTTGCGACTGTCAGCTCTTTTTTCACAATCTTGATGTTGATGGCATCATGCTGATATTTTCTTGTAATTTCCAAAATAGGCTTTGGCATTGTTGCCGAGAAGAGTACTGTCTGATGCTCCTGTGGCAGGTATTCGAGCACTGTCTCGATGTCCTCCCTAAAGCCCATGTTGAGCATCTCGTCTGCCTCGTCGAGCACTATTGTCTTTACATGGTCAGGCCTGATTGTCTTTCTCCTGAGATGATCCATAAGACGCCCCGGGGTTCCGATAATAATCTGCACACCGCCCTTAAGTGCCTTAATCTGGCGGCTGATATCCTGTCCTCCGTATACCGGAAGTACCTTCACACCATGCATATATTTTGCAAGCTTCCTGATTTCATCTGCCACCTGGATGGCAAGCTCCCTTGTAGGAGAGAGGATGATAACCTGTGTCTTGTGACTTGATGCATCAACGCTCTCAAGCACCGGAATACCAAAGGCTGCTGTCTTTCCTGTTCCGGTCTGCGCCTGTCCGATTACATCCCTGCCCGAAAGCACTGCCGGGATTCCCTGAGCCTGTATTGGAGTTGCCTCCTCAAAGCCCATATCCTTGATGCCTCGCAAAATCTTAGGGTTTAGTTCTAATTCGTCAAATCTGATTGTTTCCATATATTTTTTATATTTCCTTTCAAAAAAATAAAGTGTGCATATTTTTATAACATGCACACTTTAACATATTTGTGAGATAATTACAAAATATTATTTCTTCATTTTTTACGAAATATGCAATACCGCATATTTCTTTACTGAATAGTTACCAAAATACTACATACTGCTAAATAAAGCTGCTATCTCATCCGGTGTCAGATTACGATTTGTGTTATTCAAATCTACAACCGGAGACTTTGCAGGTTCCGGTTCACTTACAGGCTCCGGCTCAGGTGCCTGAGGTGCCTCTGTGACCGGTTCCGTAATCACTTTCTCTGCCGGCTCTGATTCAGGTTCTGTCGCACCTGCGTTTGCACTTGCAAAAAGTGCTGCTATTTCATCTGCACTCAGCTGGCGGTTCGGGTCACTGTTTGTCGTATCTGCAACAGCTTCTGCCGCAGGGCTTGGCTCTGTAACAGCTTCTGCCGCAGGGCTTGGCTCTACTACTGGCTCCGGCTCAGGTACATGTGGTGCCTCTGTGACCGGTTCCGTAATCACTTCCTCTGCCGGATCTGATTCAGGTTCTGTCGCACCTGCGTTTGCACTTGCAAAAAGTGCTGCTATTTCATCTGCACTCAGCTGGCGGTTCGGATCGCTGTTTGTCGTATCTGCAACAGCTTCTTCTGCAACAGGACTTGGCTCTACTACCGATTCAGGTTCAGGTACATGTGGTGCCTCAACTACAGGCTCCGGCTCATTTATCTGAATAGGCTCAGGTATCTGTTCTGACTCATTCGCTTGTACAGATTCCGGTTCAGGTATCGCCTCCATGGCCGGTGCTGATTGTGGTGCGTCGGTCGTTTGCTTAGGCATCTCAACATTTGCTGTAAACTGAATAGGATTTGCTGTGATTGCCTGACTCAGACGGATTTCCATATCCTTTATGCTGTCAGACAGAACCTGCTGCTTTTCCATAATGTCCTTGAGGTTATCATAAATCACATTTTTCTGGCTCTCAATAATGAAATCATTGCTCTCCTTGAGCTTATTCTCAAGATGTTCAAAAGTCTCCATAAGCTGTTCATTAGAGTTCATAATCGCATCAGCATTTTCCTTATTCCTGTTGATAACAACCTTTGCGATTCCCTTCTGTGCATTGATTATATCCTCAGTCGGAATCTTTGACTCCTTCTGCAGTATCTCAATCTTTCCCTCTATCTCATCAAAATACTTTCTAAGCATGAGGTAAGATGCCTTTTCCGACTTAAAAATACTGTCATACTGTTCCTCCCTCCTGTCCTCCTTTAGAGCACTCAGTGAGAAAAATCCGCTTATCACTCCCCACAGACAAATCATAAAGATAACTGTGATTGCTGCAATGAGCATGTATTCCTTTGGATAATTAATTATCGCATAAAAATCCGCTAAAATAACAAGCGTGGAAATAAGAATTAGAAATATAACCTGTATTTTTGCCTTTTTTTGCTTTTTATCCTGCATATAATTCCCCTTCCCGGGGCCTGACGCTATCCGCGACAGCCGTACCGCGTGACGGCTGTGGATAATACAAGTCCCAGTACATTTATCTTAATGTATCTATTATAGCGTTTATTGGCTGTAATGTCGATTGTTTTTAATGATTTTCAGACATTTTCAGACATTTTCCAAGTATCCATGTTTTCCGAATAGCGTACGTATATACCGATGTTAGTATATTTTTTCATTACTCCCCGATAATTGTAAACCTTTATTGCAGTTATGGTTGACAATCGACATCTTTTCATGTTAATGTGTTAACCGTACAAAAATTACTATGAAATTTACAAAAAGGAGATTTTATCATGAACCAGACAGAAACTATAGACTACAAGCATGGAACGACCTATGCCATAACGGTAACAGCGCTCATGACAGCTGTCACATGTATTCTTGCACCATTATCTATCCCGATTGGGCCGGTACCGATTTCACTGACAAACCTGGCCATATATATTTCATTATATCTGCTCGGATGGAAACGTGGAACTATAAGCTACCTCATTTACCTGCTTATCGGACTTGTCGGAATCCCTGTATTTTCAGGCTTCACCGGTGGCCCAGCTAAGCTTGCCGGCCCTACAGGCGGATACATCATCGGTTTTATTGCCATGGCAATTATTGCAGGACTTGTAATCGATCATTTCCACCAGCCTTGGCTCCAGCTCATTGGTATGATTGTCGGAACTATCATATGCTATGTGCTCGGTACAGCATGGTTCTGCTTTGAGGCAAAAAGCACAGTCAGCGGTGCGCTCTCAATATGTGTGTTCCCATTTATCCCGGGCGACCTGATAAAAATGATAATTGCCATGCTTATCGGACCGGCTATTAAAAAAAGACTTCGCTAAACATCAACTCCAAGCTTTCTAAGCTCCTGATACAGGCGCGCTACCGGAAGCCCTACCACATTATTGTAATCACCATGTATTCCCTTAATGTGGATGGCAAAGCGTCCCTGTATCCCGTAGCTTCCTGCTTTATCCATCGGATCCCCGCTTGAAATATAGCGGTCAATTTCCTCTTCTGTCAATTTATACATACTGACATCCGTCTTCTCATAAAAGCAGTGTTCTCCGGTTCTTCCGGCTTTGTCAATAAAAACAAACGTTACCCCTGTATAGACACTGTGCGTTTTTCCCGAAAGCATCGAAAGCATACGCCTGGCATCTTCTTCGTCCTTCGGCTTTCCAAGAATCTGATTCTCATAAGCCACTACCGTATCCGCTCCGATTACAAGAATATCCTGCGGTGTCACAAGCTCTGCATGCTGTTCATTGTAGGTAAGCACACCTGACGCTACCTCCTCTGCCTTTTGACGGGATAACTCCATGACAACCGCAGATGGCTCCTCCTCTGTGATTATCTCTTCTCCCTTTGCAGGACAGACAACAAACTCTGCCCCAATCTGCTCTAATAATTCCTTTCGGCGCGGTGATGCCGACGCCAATATTATCTGACTCATATTTGTTTTACCTTTTCCTTCACTTTGGATTTTGTGGCTGTTTCATCTGAAGAATACAATTCCTCATGACTGATTACACGTTTCCACTTATATTATACAGTTTCCTCTTTCACCGATACTTTCACTGACATAATTCTATAAAATACAGCACAAAATACCAACGCAAAAACGACTCCAAACACATTCTGAATCACCCTGAGGCTGACTGCTCCCTTTAACCCATAGCTCTCTGCAGCTATAGCCAGAGCACCAAATGTATTAAAAACAGCCTGCCAGCCATATTGTGCCGATAATCCCACGCCGATTCCACCTATGATTCCTATGTACGCATAGATTGATGGCGGAAGCAGGAAGTATAATACCGTAAAGCATATAACCCCGGCAATATTACCGACAATCCTTTTTTTGACCCTGTACTGCATATCCTCCATAAACGGCAGGATGGCAGACATGGCTGCAATACCTGCCCACATTGCACGCGGCATATTGCAAAGCTGTGCAATACATAGAACTAACGGTACGCATAGTATCTGGCACAGCTGCCATTTTGTACGTGATGAAGAAAGGTCAAACTCCTCAATTACAGCTTTCATATTTCTTTTATAGTCTCTGTTTTTATGATTTCTGTAAAATACCAGGCATGTAAGGACAGCCCCTGCGGCCATCCCTGCTATTCGAAGCATATAGCTTTTTCCTGACACATCATATCCATATAACAATAAATAGCCAAGAACCAGTGTGGATTGATTAAACATAAATGGATTATGGCATCCGAACAAAATCATCACTGCAAGAGCTGCAATGTTTATAAGCAGTGCAGGAAGCGGTGAAAGCTGATTTGCCAGATGCGGACATACTGTCATAATTACAAAGAACAATGCCAAAAGCCATGTAGAATGTCGGGTATGGATTCCCAGATCAGCGTTGCGAAATACCATAACGCATAATAAAACCACTACTCCTACAATACTGTTATCCTTTCCCAATATGATGCTTGAGGCAGTGACAAAGGCAAAGCAAAAAACCATTGTGACAGCTATCTTCACCATATATACAAACGCATGGTATAGTTTTTCTTTCATTGTTTTACTGTTTTTCAGCAGGCTTTTGGAGCCGGCCTGATTTAACTGCAGTTCCTGATAAAATGTCATATAAATTCTCCTATCTTTTATCTTATTATTTTATTATTGTAACTATCATGTTCTAAATAGCTACTCATTATAATTCTTTATTGGCAGTTGTACTACAAATCTGCATCCACCGTATTCCCGGTTTTCAGCTTTGATTGTTCCACCGGCGATGTCTACAATTCTTTTCACAAGTGCCAGGCCAAGGCCGTTTCCCTCGGCTTTATGGGAACCATCCACCTGATAAAACTTATCAAATATTCTGGCTTTTGCATCATCCGCTATTCCCGGTCCCTCGTCTTCCAGAATAAACTGCACAGAATCATTTTCACGCCTCAGAAACATGGTGATTGTCCCATTTTCAGGACTAAACTTGATTGCATTATCCAAAAGATTCATCCAGATATGCATAAAAAGCCCTTCATTTCCAACATATCTGACCTCCTCCATCTCCACCTGAAAGCCAATTCCTTTTTCAGTCCATTTGTCTTCCAATGAAAGAAATGCCTGACGGATTTGTTCATCCAGACGATATTTGGTTTTTTTCATTGGAATATTCTGATTTTCCAGCCTTGATAACAATAAAATATTTCCAACAAGACCGGAAAGCCTTTGAGTATTAAACAGGATTTTTTCTACATACCCCTCCTGCTCCTGTGACAGCTCATCTCCCTGGAGCAGCATCGTATAGCCTTCAATTGCATTGATTGGAGTCTTGAACTCATGGGAAACATTGGATACAAAATCCATTTGCAGCATCTCTGTTGCACGAAGCTCTTTTGTCATGACATTAAAGCTCTGATAGGATTCTCCAATCTCGGCTATGCGGCTGTTTGTTTCCAAATGCTGTTCAAAATCTCCCTGGGAAACTGCTTTCATTGCTTTACCGAGCCTGGTAATCGGCTCCAGCAGCCTTGCATTGATAAATGATGTAATAAGTCCTGCTATCAATGTATTAAAAATCAAAAGCCAGCCAAGGCCCGGTATTTTCCCGGGTAAATCCAAAAAATGATTCAAAAATGCAAACAATAAGGCTGATATCAGCATAGAAAATGCAAGTGCCAGCCAGATTGCACCGGTCAGACATGAGCGGATACGCAATTCTTTTTTCTTTTTATACTCCATTATTTTTTCACCACCTTGTATCCCAGACCACGCATTGTTACAATTTCGAAATCCGGATTTTCCTTAAAACGCTCCCTGATTCTTCCTATATGTACCTCTATCGTATGTGGGTCTGCCTCCGTCTCATATCCCCATACCTCATCCATTAGCTGCTGCTTCGTAAATGTCCTGCCCGGTGAAGCTGCCAGCTTGTATAAAAGCAGAAATTCTTTTTTTGGCAGGACAAGCGCTTCATCACCGGTCACAACTGTCATTGCATCATAATCAAGCTCGGTTGAGCCAATCACAATTTTGTGTTCGTTCAGTATCTGTGCACGACGAAGCAGTGCCCCTACCCTTAAAACCATTTCATTGACATTTACAGGTTTTACCATATAGTCGTCACTTCCCGAAAGAAAGCCCTGACGCATATCATCGAAGCTGCTTTTTGCAGTAATCATAAGCACCGGTATCTGATATCCCGCCGAACGAAGCTCCGACACAAGTTCATATCCATCCATAACCGGCATCATTATATCGGAAATGATTAAATCAATATATTCTCTGTCCAATACCTCCAGTGCCTGTGCTCCATCCGACGCACTTTTGACCTGATATCCGCTCTTTTCAAGCACCTTTTGGAATAACAGACTTAATTCCTTATCATCTTCTACAATTAATATCTTAAACACGCTTTATGTTCTCCTTTAATCAAAACAAATCCCTTGCCCATCCAAGCAGATGCTGTACCAGAAACACCTTTCTTTTACGTTTTTCTGTTAATTCAATCGGCTTTACATGATACGGATCATAATATGTTCCGTCGTCTAATACCTGTCTGGACACGCTCTCATACTCCATCATGCCATCCTCCAGCTGTTTATTAATCTCTTTACTGCGTATTACAAGCATCAGCTCTGTATCCAGATAAGTACTTCTCATGTCCATATTGAATGAACCTATTACTGACAGATCATCGTCAATCAGAATACTTTTTCCATGATACGAATAACCGCCTTCATATTCCCAGATATCAATTCCTGTTTCTAAAATTCTGTTTCTGTTTTTGGCATAATCAGCAGCTCCAAATGGATTTCCGTTATTTGCAACAGAATTTGTCATAATAGAAAAGTCCGGAACCTTCTGTGCAATTTCCTCCCATGTATTATACATCATATCATTGCAAATAATATATGGTGTATGAATTTTTACGCGTTCCTTTGCATTTTTCATTAATTCTCCCAGCTGATACCATACCACCGGTTCCTTAGCTTGGGTGTGGATTGGGTTTGATAACAATGTAATCTTTTCTGTTTCAAAGGTTTCATCCGCATAATCTGTATCACAAATTTTTTCCTTATTAACTTCAAAATATTGCTGATACCCTTCCTGCAGCTCTAAAACTGCTTTCTTTACAGATTGTCTGTCAGCTAATTTTTTACTGTTATGAAAATACCGACAGTCCTCCTGTTCCCATATTGTTTCAAAATAATTCCAAAGCTGATTGACCGAATTATCTTTCTGTGGCTCATCGCAGACAACTAACACATCCCGGTCAAAATTTTTATGCCCCGGAAAATCACCCAAAAAATAATTATATGTGTTTCTTCCGCCAAGAATATATATTTTACCATCTGCAATCAGATATTTATCATGCATTCTTCCCATTGTCTTCCATGGCTTAAGCGGATTTGCTTTATTGTACAGCTTAATCTCAACATTCTCATGCGAAGATAATCCATAAAAATATGGATTACCCTCCATATCAATCCAGCTCTCCATTCCATCTACCAATATGCGGACATGTACGCCTCTGTCTGCCGCATCATGCAGTGCTCCTAAAATCAATTTTCCGCTTTCGTCTGATTTAAATGCAAATGTAGAAAGGATTATTTCATCCTTTGCATTTTGGATTAATCTAACTCTTTCTAAAAGAGCCTGCGAATTTTTTTCAATGATTACTGCTCTTTCCGTATTCTCTCTCCCCGCCACACTCATAATATTTTGTGTTTCCTTTATAGTAGCATCAGACACCGCCGGCTGTTTTTTATATGTGATGCAGATTCCGATTAACTCATAAAAAGCCACACATAAAAAAACTGCCAGTATAGCAAAAATAATTTTACATATTTTATGCCTTTTCATTGTACATCACCTGATTCCTTGTATTTTATACTCATACAATACAATGTCAATCTCAATTTTACCTCAACAGAATTGATTTTATGCAAAAAAACAGGAAAAAGCAGCTGCCTGCAATTTCCTGTCCATATAATTTTTAAAGCACAATTACGGCAGCGTCAAGCCCCTCTACTTTTCCGTCAAATGCGCTATCTGTCAGCAGATTATATTTCTCGGCATACTCATTAAATTCCTTTACACTGCTGCCGCAATTGAAAAGCATTGCGATTGTCTCTTCGCCGTTTTTTCTGATCATAACAATCGTATCATCATCGTCATTTGTGATTGTCTCAATCATTTCGCCCTCTACAATGCATGCATGTGTTTTTCTAACCTGCATGAGCTTCTTATACCAATTATACATCTCCTTGTCCTGATATTCTTCATCCCAGTACATGCCTCGTCTGCAGTCCGGATCGTTTGCTCCCGGCATGGCATACTCATCGCCATAGTAAACCATAGGCATTCCCGGCAGTAGCAGCTGAAAGGCTGCTGCGAGATGCTGCTTTTTCTTATTATCATGGCACAGATGTAAAAATCTTGCTGTATCGTGGCTGTCAATCAGGTTCCACATCAGCGGATAGCACTTTTTGTTTAAGCGTCCCTTCAGATATCCAAGATTTTGTACAAACTGGCTGACATTAATCTTTTCGTCTGCAAGCAGGTCTATCAGATTCAGGTAGAATGGATAATTCATGACAGTATCCCACTCATCTCCCTCGA
It encodes the following:
- a CDS encoding DEAD/DEAH box helicase, yielding METIRFDELELNPKILRGIKDMGFEEATPIQAQGIPAVLSGRDVIGQAQTGTGKTAAFGIPVLESVDASSHKTQVIILSPTRELAIQVADEIRKLAKYMHGVKVLPVYGGQDISRQIKALKGGVQIIIGTPGRLMDHLRRKTIRPDHVKTIVLDEADEMLNMGFREDIETVLEYLPQEHQTVLFSATMPKPILEITRKYQHDAINIKIVKKELTVANIDQYYYDVKRKDKIDVLTRLLDYYNPKLSLVFCNTKKMVDELAYELCGRGYSAEGLHGDMKQVQRDRVMKNFRNGKTDILIATDVAARGIDVDDVEAVFNYDLPQDDEYYVHRIGRTGRAGRCGKAFSFVKGKEVYKLKDIQRYCKTKIYAQPIPSSDDVAKIRAEKIMDQISTIIDEENLTSVIDIIENQINESDYTAMDIAAAFLYQAMGASEISTAESKDDYDFHNTGAEDGMVRLFINVGKKDKIKPGDILGAIAGESGMPGRLVGAIDMYDKYTFVEVPAEYGKEVLNAMKNAKIKGRSVNMEPANSR
- a CDS encoding biotin transporter BioY, whose amino-acid sequence is MNQTETIDYKHGTTYAITVTALMTAVTCILAPLSIPIGPVPISLTNLAIYISLYLLGWKRGTISYLIYLLIGLVGIPVFSGFTGGPAKLAGPTGGYIIGFIAMAIIAGLVIDHFHQPWLQLIGMIVGTIICYVLGTAWFCFEAKSTVSGALSICVFPFIPGDLIKMIIAMLIGPAIKKRLR
- a CDS encoding Maf family protein, giving the protein MSQIILASASPRRKELLEQIGAEFVVCPAKGEEIITEEEPSAVVMELSRQKAEEVASGVLTYNEQHAELVTPQDILVIGADTVVAYENQILGKPKDEEDARRMLSMLSGKTHSVYTGVTFVFIDKAGRTGEHCFYEKTDVSMYKLTEEEIDRYISSGDPMDKAGSYGIQGRFAIHIKGIHGDYNNVVGLPVARLYQELRKLGVDV
- a CDS encoding FUSC family protein, encoding MTFYQELQLNQAGSKSLLKNSKTMKEKLYHAFVYMVKIAVTMVFCFAFVTASSIILGKDNSIVGVVVLLCVMVFRNADLGIHTRHSTWLLALFFVIMTVCPHLANQLSPLPALLINIAALAVMILFGCHNPFMFNQSTLVLGYLLLYGYDVSGKSYMLRIAGMAAGAVLTCLVFYRNHKNRDYKRNMKAVIEEFDLSSSRTKWQLCQILCVPLVLCIAQLCNMPRAMWAGIAAMSAILPFMEDMQYRVKKRIVGNIAGVICFTVLYFLLPPSIYAYIGIIGGIGVGLSAQYGWQAVFNTFGALAIAAESYGLKGAVSLRVIQNVFGVVFALVFCAVFYRIMSVKVSVKEETV
- a CDS encoding HAMP domain-containing sensor histidine kinase — encoded protein: MEYKKKKELRIRSCLTGAIWLALAFSMLISALLFAFLNHFLDLPGKIPGLGWLLIFNTLIAGLITSFINARLLEPITRLGKAMKAVSQGDFEQHLETNSRIAEIGESYQSFNVMTKELRATEMLQMDFVSNVSHEFKTPINAIEGYTMLLQGDELSQEQEGYVEKILFNTQRLSGLVGNILLLSRLENQNIPMKKTKYRLDEQIRQAFLSLEDKWTEKGIGFQVEMEEVRYVGNEGLFMHIWMNLLDNAIKFSPENGTITMFLRRENDSVQFILEDEGPGIADDAKARIFDKFYQVDGSHKAEGNGLGLALVKRIVDIAGGTIKAENREYGGCRFVVQLPIKNYNE
- a CDS encoding response regulator transcription factor, which encodes MFKILIVEDDKELSLLFQKVLEKSGYQVKSASDGAQALEVLDREYIDLIISDIMMPVMDGYELVSELRSAGYQIPVLMITAKSSFDDMRQGFLSGSDDYMVKPVNVNEMVLRVGALLRRAQILNEHKIVIGSTELDYDAMTVVTGDEALVLPKKEFLLLYKLAASPGRTFTKQQLMDEVWGYETEADPHTIEVHIGRIRERFKENPDFEIVTMRGLGYKVVKK
- a CDS encoding phospholipase D family protein, with the protein product MKRHKICKIIFAILAVFLCVAFYELIGICITYKKQPAVSDATIKETQNIMSVAGRENTERAVIIEKNSQALLERVRLIQNAKDEIILSTFAFKSDESGKLILGALHDAADRGVHVRILVDGMESWIDMEGNPYFYGLSSHENVEIKLYNKANPLKPWKTMGRMHDKYLIADGKIYILGGRNTYNYFLGDFPGHKNFDRDVLVVCDEPQKDNSVNQLWNYFETIWEQEDCRYFHNSKKLADRQSVKKAVLELQEGYQQYFEVNKEKICDTDYADETFETEKITLLSNPIHTQAKEPVVWYQLGELMKNAKERVKIHTPYIICNDMMYNTWEEIAQKVPDFSIMTNSVANNGNPFGAADYAKNRNRILETGIDIWEYEGGYSYHGKSILIDDDLSVIGSFNMDMRSTYLDTELMLVIRSKEINKQLEDGMMEYESVSRQVLDDGTYYDPYHVKPIELTEKRKRKVFLVQHLLGWARDLF